Genomic DNA from Bacillus sp. Marseille-P3661:
GCTACCAATTAAAATGCATATTTCAAGCCCAAAAAGTGAAAAGCAATTTCGACATCATGCTGATTATATAGACGCGGAGATGTTCATGGAATTTTTAAACGAAATAAAGGGTAGTGTTAACGAAATAGACTGTATGATAGAGGCAAAACAAAAAGACAAAGCACTATTTCAATTAGTGCAAGACTTAAAAAATAAAAGTGAAGTAGAATTTATAGATCAATCTAGTTTTATAATGCATTAAATGTGGAAAGAGCGCTGCCTATGGGAGCGTTTTTTTACGTTAGGGTAGTGATTTAGTGCCAAATCCCTTCATCGGGTGCATGAAGGGGTTAAGTGAGTGGAAATCGGGTATCAAACCTCTTCATCGGTTGCATGAAGGGGTTTGTCGAGAGAAAATCGGGTGAAAAACCTCTTCATCGAGTGCATGAAGGGGTTTGTCGAGAGAAAATCGGGTGAAAAACCTCTTCATCGAGTGCATGAAGGGGTTTGTCGAGGGAAAATCAGGTGGGAAACCTCTTCATCGGGTGTATGAAGGGGTTAGTCGAGAGGAAATTGGGTGTAAAGACTCTTCATCGTCTTTTGATACTATACATGTTACCCTACTAATTAAAATAGTTTATTCTAAGACGTTAACGATCGCGAAAACTTAGAACAAAAAAACCTTGGATAAGGCATTAATCCAAGGTACTAAAATTCACTGGTTCTTAGTTTTTTGAAAAAAAGCCAATATCATGTTAGCCCATGTCGGCCTAGAGCGACTTACAATTTTCTAAGTAAAATAGGACCAAGTGCTGCCCCGCCTAGTAAGCCAAAAATATGAGCAAATATATTAATATTAGATCTGAAAATAGTCATGGCGAATCCCACAACTAAGATGGTAATGATAATTTGGGAACTCATTCTGTCGATTAAGTCCTTGCGGTAAATGACCATATATACATAAATTCCAAATAAGCTAAATATTGCACTAGATGATCCGAGGTGGAGATAATTAATTGGTGCTACAAAAAAAGTACCGATGTTAGCCAATGCACCCCCTACAAAGTAAAGAATAATAAATTTAAATTTCTTGAGCATAACTTCAAGCGCTGGGCCAAATAAAATTAAGGAAAACGAATTAAATAAAAGATGTCCAAAACTACCATGTAAAAATATCGGGGTAATAAGGCGCCAGTACTCCCCGTGGTAAACATCCATATTTGAGCCAATTCCTAATCGTAAAAGTAGATCGCCCCCGGGAACGAAAGACGTAACTAGCCATAAAATTAAATTTGTTGCCACAAGCAAAGTAACAATAGGATAATATTGAACAAACGATCGAAAACTCTCATTGCGAATAAACATACATAAATCTCCTTTGGTATACTTTTATTACAGTTATTACTATTATATTGTTAATTAGCGTTAAATAGAAGAAAGGAACATTACAATGATTAAAGGAATTGGCATAGATATTGTCGAATTGAACCGAATGAAAAAAATAATAGAACGACAACCAAAATTCCCCGAGAGAATATTAACAAATAAAGAACTTGAAATTTACGGGAAACTATCAGTTTCACGCCAAGTAGAATTTTTGGCGGGTCGATTTGCGGTTAAGGAGGCTTTTGCGAAAGCAAAAGGAACAGGTATAGGGAAAAACTTAAGTTTTCAAGATATTGAGGTACTGCCAGATGAATTTGGAAAGCCGGTTACACAATCAAATTTAAGTGAAGAAAAAATTCATCTATCAATTACACATTCGAAAGAATACGCGCTAGGACAGGTTATTATTGAACTTTTATAAAAAAAAACCTTATTTGTCGACAGCTTGGCATAGCTAGTCTGCATATTGCGATAAGTTGTCTCATATATTTTTAGTGCGGTAGGAGGGAACACACTTTGCAAATCGTAACTGCAAATGAATTGTACGAAATCGACCGCTTTACTATGAACGAAATTGGTATACCTGGAATTTTGTTGATGGAAAATGCCGGCCAAGCTTTTACTCGAAAAGCCTTAGATTATTTAAACGAAGGCGATAAAATCTTAATATTAATTGGTACTGGCAATAATGGTGGAGATGGTTTTGTAATTACAAGAGTCTTAAAAAGTTTAGGATTTAATGTGGATGCAGTGTTAATTCCGAAAAAGGAAAAAATCACTGGCGATGCGCTTGTTCATTTAACTGCATTAGAACGTTCAGGCTATACTGTTAAACCATTTACTACTGTACAATGTTTACAAAACTATGATGTAATCATTGATGCTATGCTAGGAATTGGTTTAAAGGGAAATCTTAAATCTCCTTATCAGGAAGTAATCGCTGCTTGTAATGAATGCGATGCAGTTAAATTATCAGTTGATATTCCTAGCGGGGTTACTGCGGATGGAAATCAACCAATTGAACTAGCGTTTAAGGCTAATGTAACGATTACATTGCATCTACCTAAGCTTAGTGCATTTACGTTCCCTGCTCGTGATTTTTATGGCGAGCTGGAAGTGGTTTCTATTGGTATTCCACCTAAAGCTTCTGAAAGTGTAGAAACTATGCGGAAATGTTGGACAAAACAAGATGTATGTAATTCAATTCCACTTCGATCATCTTCATCGCATAAAGGTGATTATGGAAAGGGCCTAATTATTGGTGGTTCCAATTCAATGTCCGGAGCACCTATTTTGACAACCAAAGCATCGCTACGTGCTGGGGGAGGTCTTATTACACTAGCAATTCCAGATGTTATTCATTCAACTGTAGCTAGTCAGGTTGTGGAAGCTATGTTTTCGCCTTGGTCATCAGAGTTGGGTTACTTCAGTGGGGAAATTGGACTGGACTTGTCTAAATTTAACTCAATTGCTTTTGGTCCAGGGATGGGACGTGAAAAGGGTGGAGAGATAATCCTTTCGGAATTACTCGATACATTTCAGGCTCCATTAATTGTCGATGCTGATGGTTTGTTTTATTTAACTTCTCCAAAACTTAAAGAAAAGTTAAAGCAACGACTTGCTCCAACGGTTTTAACTCCTCACTCAGGAGAAATGGCACGTCTACTGAACTTCTCAGTAAAAGAGCTAGAGCAAAACCGGTTTGAGTATTCGCGCAAGTTTGCAATGGAATATGGGGTCTTCCTTGTATTGAAAGGGCCTTATTCAATTGTAACAACACCATCGGGAGAACAATATATAAACACGACTGGCAATCCCGCTTTAGCTAAAGGCGGTACAGGTGATGTATTAACGGGAATAATCCTTGCTTTTGTAATGGGCCATTCAAATCTTCAAGAAGCCATTAGCAATGCAGTATATGTTCATGGAAAAGCGGCTGAGGAGTTAGTAGCTCAAAACCATTCGATGGTTGATGTTCTAGCTACGGATGTAATAAATGCACTTCCTCTAGTATTTCGTACATTCTTTTAAGCTTATCTGGTTCCCTTCTTTGTCCGAAATGAGACAAAGGGGTTGAGGAAATGAAGAAAAGCTTTACACTCGTACTTTTAGGACTTTTACTCATCATTGGATTAACGGCTTGTGGCGAAAAAAGTCAGGAGGATGTAAAGAAAGCACTTAACAAAAAAATCGAGGAGATGTCAGGCTATAAAGCTAATGCTACATTAACATTACAGACTGGTAATGAACCACAAGAATATAATATAGATATTGCCCATAAAGCGCCTGACTTCTATCGTGTTCACTTAAAGAGTGATAACAAGGAGCAGAGCCAAATGATTCTTCGTAATAAAGAAGGTGTATTTG
This window encodes:
- a CDS encoding rhomboid family intramembrane serine protease, translated to MFIRNESFRSFVQYYPIVTLLVATNLILWLVTSFVPGGDLLLRLGIGSNMDVYHGEYWRLITPIFLHGSFGHLLFNSFSLILFGPALEVMLKKFKFIILYFVGGALANIGTFFVAPINYLHLGSSSAIFSLFGIYVYMVIYRKDLIDRMSSQIIITILVVGFAMTIFRSNINIFAHIFGLLGGAALGPILLRKL
- a CDS encoding NAD(P)H-hydrate dehydratase, producing MQIVTANELYEIDRFTMNEIGIPGILLMENAGQAFTRKALDYLNEGDKILILIGTGNNGGDGFVITRVLKSLGFNVDAVLIPKKEKITGDALVHLTALERSGYTVKPFTTVQCLQNYDVIIDAMLGIGLKGNLKSPYQEVIAACNECDAVKLSVDIPSGVTADGNQPIELAFKANVTITLHLPKLSAFTFPARDFYGELEVVSIGIPPKASESVETMRKCWTKQDVCNSIPLRSSSSHKGDYGKGLIIGGSNSMSGAPILTTKASLRAGGGLITLAIPDVIHSTVASQVVEAMFSPWSSELGYFSGEIGLDLSKFNSIAFGPGMGREKGGEIILSELLDTFQAPLIVDADGLFYLTSPKLKEKLKQRLAPTVLTPHSGEMARLLNFSVKELEQNRFEYSRKFAMEYGVFLVLKGPYSIVTTPSGEQYINTTGNPALAKGGTGDVLTGIILAFVMGHSNLQEAISNAVYVHGKAAEELVAQNHSMVDVLATDVINALPLVFRTFF
- the acpS gene encoding holo-ACP synthase, encoding MIKGIGIDIVELNRMKKIIERQPKFPERILTNKELEIYGKLSVSRQVEFLAGRFAVKEAFAKAKGTGIGKNLSFQDIEVLPDEFGKPVTQSNLSEEKIHLSITHSKEYALGQVIIELL